TCGCCGGCCGCGTAACTGGGCAGGGGGTCGGCCGCGCGGCCGGGGCTGAGGCTCAGGTCGCCGGCCGCCCGGAGGTAGCGGGGCTCGGCCAGGTGGCCCTGGGAGAGGTCATCGCCCTCCGAGAAGCTGTCAGCCTTGTAGCTGGCATAGAGGGGGCTGGCGCGGCCCGCGGCCTTCTCGCCCGGGCCGCCTCCGGCCCCGAAGTAGCGGTCGTTGAAGCTGCCGGGCGAGGCgcggccgggggcggcggcggcggcggcggcggcggcggcggcggccgggaaGGGGTAGGCGCCAATGTCCTCCACGCTCAGCGGCCGCCACTGGCCGCGCACGTCCTCTGCGGCCAGCCGGGCCGACCCGGGCTTGGCCCGCAGGTTCCACAGATTGGGGGGCATCAGGGCGGGCTGGGGGCCCGGGGAGACCGGGAAGCGGTAGGGCTCGGCGGGGTACGGCGACACAGTCCTCGCGAACCCGGGAGCCACCTCGGCCTCGAGCGGGGCGGCCACTGCGGCCGCGGCCGAGGCGTAGCGCGGGCTGCTCCCATAGGCCGCGGGCGGCTTGCGGCCGAAGAGCTCGTCGCGGCTGTTCAGGTAGATGGCCTGCTGGGAGGCGGTGAGCGTGCTGGCCTGGGCGTGCTCCTTCTCCTCCGACGTGGCGCTGAAGCTCGAGTAGGAGCTGGACGTGGGCAGCGAGGCCGCGTAGCCCCCGAAGGCCTCGTGCCGGTAGCCCGCGGGGTAggccgccgcctccgcctcctcctcctcctcggccgCGCTGTCGGTGGAATTCTGGGCCCGCAGGAAGCCCACGTCGCTCACGGGCCCGTCCACGCTGGGCCGCCGGTCACGGCGCCGCTCCTCGGGGCAGTAGAGGGCCGTGTCACTGCAGTAGATGTCCCCCTTGTAGGGGGGCTGGGGGCCCGGCTTCTCCAGCCCGTCGCGGAAGCCCAGGTCGTGGGCGGAGGCATCCGACAGGTGGGAGGACAGGCTGCCGGGGTCGGGCTTCTCCAGCACCTTGGCGAGGACGCAGGGGGGGACGCTATCGGCGTAGGCCGGGCGGCAGAGcggggagggcaggctgcagccTTGCTTCTCCATGGGCAGGCTCACCCGCTCCTGGAACTCCGAGGGCAGCTAGAACGGGACGacgcgaggaggaggaggggacggGGTCACGGTCAGCCCAGGACTGCCAGCTGAGACTGGCCGACAGACAACCTGCAGGGCCTCTCTAATCCCACCAGCTGGAGCCGACGCCCGGGATGCCCTATTTCACAAGCTCCCGGGATGTGCCCGAGGACCCCTGGTCGCCGCCACCCACCTCGGCCCCTGCTGAGGGGGCCCCACAGAGCCCGGAGGCTGCAACCTGGGTCTGACTCGGGCTTCTCTCGGACCTCCCCCGAGGGGCTGACttgccctcccagccccagggtcTCTGGGGGGCACCCCCGGCCTAGTCAAGTGGGCTGGGTGCTCCCAAACCAGACAGACTCAGAAACAGACGCAGCAGAGATGAAGGGCCAGGCGCCCAGCGGTTTCCGCACGAGCGCCTGCTGCCTTGTGGGGGATGTCCGCTCCTGTTTGATCTATTTTGTGAGTGTCTCAGGTGTGGCCCAGGCtcggggagaggggaggtggaCAAGGCCTGGGTGAGGGGAGTGTCTGGAGAGGAggggcagcctggctgggctgGGAGCCCTGGGTCGGAGTGCCGCGCACCCTTGGCCTTGGCCGAGTGACTCCCACGGGAAGCCGGTTTTCTTATCTCTGAGATGAGCGCTGTCCGGAACGGTGAGGCTCACTCAGGGTCTCTCTGCCACATCAGCACGcggtgggtggggcctgggagcaGCCCCCGGACAGGGgagtgggcaggtgggcaggtgcGTGCGGGGCGGCCCCGCCACCACACGCTCAGAGAGGCCAGGACACAACAGGATCGAGGAGGGCCGGGGGGCTTGGGGTCAGCCAGCACGTTCCCTCTCCAGGGTGGGACCGGAGAGGAAGGAGCCCTGAGCGCTCACGGGGGCAGTGGTGGGCCAGCCGGGGCGGGGCTCGCGTTACCTCGGACACCTTACGGCCCCTGCCGTAGGTCTGGCTGCACTGCAGCAGCTGGGCCGCTAGGTTGCAGTCCTTCCTATAGAGCTCCTAAAAGACAAGAGAAGCCGTTTGGCACAGGCTCACTCCTCGCCATGGTCCCTGCCGCCCTGACCAGCGCCCAGCGCCCGACATGGAAACGGCAGGCAGAGCCGGCTGCGCGGTGGGCGGCACAGggaccctctctgggcctcacacTCTGGCCTGCAGAACGGGGGCCCCAGGTCTGACCTGGAGCTGCtggtgtggggcggggggcgccCTGCTAGGCAGTCCTGCCGCTGACCTGGGTGGGAACCTCCCACGAGGTGGGGGCCCCCAGTGGGCCCTAAAGTCCCAGAGGCCCCAGGCATGGACACCAGGCCTGGTGTCCCTGCCCTTGGCCTCTGGGTCCCTCCCAGCAGAACTCAGTGGAGAGTGCTGGCACCAGCGAGGGGTCAGGGATGGGCCTGCTGCCCCCATGCCCCTGAGCAAGGCCTGGACAAGGGGTGGCTTCAGGACTGGGCAAGGGTCGGGGCAAGGGGGGGCGGAGGGCCTGTGTGACCCCAGGTCCAGGTGGGGACCAGCGCAGCCTCCTGAGCTGAAAACAGATGCAAACAGTAGGAATCGGGGGGATTTGgtttcatctttggaaaaatctctGTTGCGTGGGCCTGCGGCTGGGCCTTCGTCCCCGCCCCCGTTCCCACCCAGGGACCCCCCCACCAGGGCTCTGATGGGGGCCTCTGAGATCCACCTGCTCCCAGTCTCAACTCAACCAGGCCCAGGCGTCCCGCAGCTCAGGTGAGCTGCGGATGGTGTGGGCATCCCTGCCATCCTCCGAGCCTGGTCCTGGAGGCTCCTGCCCCTCCACCTTCTGTACTGAGGCTGGTGCCACTTGGCCTGCACAGCGGAGGGAAGCCCGGTCCCCTGGCCCCTCAGTGCATTCCTGAAAGGGTGCAGTTGGCTGAGAGCTGAGAACTGGACCCCTGTGAGGCCCCGGACCAGCTGCTGCTGGCATCAGAGGACCGTGGGCACTGTCTGGCCGGCCCAGACCTGCCACTGAGTCGTTGACAGACTTCTTAGCGCTGCCCCGTCCAGGGCCTCCCCTGGTCTCTGCGAGCTCCCCTGCCAGCTCCTACCTGCGGCACCTCCAGCTGGCTGTCCAGGGCACGGCTCCGACCCCAACACCTGCCGCCCCCTCCCatgccacccctcacccccagcccaagggccccagcccaggagacagcGGGCAGCCCCCTTCCCGCAGACGCTGGCCCCTGCAGTCGGGCTGGACCCACTTCttcctctcacaccccacatccCAACTCGGTCCATCACTTCGGTTCCATCTTCAAAACATAAGCAGAATCCAAGC
The window above is part of the Hippopotamus amphibius kiboko isolate mHipAmp2 chromosome 4, mHipAmp2.hap2, whole genome shotgun sequence genome. Proteins encoded here:
- the BEGAIN gene encoding brain-enriched guanylate kinase-associated protein isoform X2, which gives rise to MWTGGRRPGRLRRAASAADMEKLSALQEQKGELRKRLSYTTHKLEKLETEFDSTRHYLEIELRRAQEELEKVTEKLRRIQSNYMALQRINQELEDKLYRMGQHYEEEKRALSHEIVALNSHLLEAKVTIDKLSEDNELYRKDCNLAAQLLQCSQTYGRGRKVSELPSEFQERVSLPMEKQGCSLPSPLCRPAYADSVPPCVLAKVLEKPDPGSLSSHLSDASAHDLGFRDGLEKPGPQPPYKGDIYCSDTALYCPEERRRDRRPSVDGPVSDVGFLRAQNSTDSAAEEEEEAEAAAYPAGYRHEAFGGYAASLPTSSSYSSFSATSEEKEHAQASTLTASQQAIYLNSRDELFGRKPPAAYGSSPRYASAAAAVAAPLEAEVAPGFARTVSPYPAEPYRFPVSPGPQPALMPPNLWNLRAKPGSARLAAEDVRGQWRPLSVEDIGAYPFPAAAAAAAAAAAAPGRASPGSFNDRYFGAGGGPGEKAAGRASPLYASYKADSFSEGDDLSQGHLAEPRYLRAAGDLSLSPGRAADPLPSYAAGEGERERLGVQLCGAGGSPEPAHSPRSSRDSLEPSSMEASPEMHPGARLSPQPAFPRTGGSGLSRKDSLTKAQLYGTLLN
- the BEGAIN gene encoding brain-enriched guanylate kinase-associated protein isoform X1, with protein sequence MEKLRLRSPWVPSCLGQPRVLQGRRARSSPSLWDSALQEQKGELRKRLSYTTHKLEKLETEFDSTRHYLEIELRRAQEELEKVTEKLRRIQSNYMALQRINQELEDKLYRMGQHYEEEKRALSHEIVALNSHLLEAKVTIDKLSEDNELYRKDCNLAAQLLQCSQTYGRGRKVSELPSEFQERVSLPMEKQGCSLPSPLCRPAYADSVPPCVLAKVLEKPDPGSLSSHLSDASAHDLGFRDGLEKPGPQPPYKGDIYCSDTALYCPEERRRDRRPSVDGPVSDVGFLRAQNSTDSAAEEEEEAEAAAYPAGYRHEAFGGYAASLPTSSSYSSFSATSEEKEHAQASTLTASQQAIYLNSRDELFGRKPPAAYGSSPRYASAAAAVAAPLEAEVAPGFARTVSPYPAEPYRFPVSPGPQPALMPPNLWNLRAKPGSARLAAEDVRGQWRPLSVEDIGAYPFPAAAAAAAAAAAAPGRASPGSFNDRYFGAGGGPGEKAAGRASPLYASYKADSFSEGDDLSQGHLAEPRYLRAAGDLSLSPGRAADPLPSYAAGEGERERLGVQLCGAGGSPEPAHSPRSSRDSLEPSSMEASPEMHPGARLSPQPAFPRTGGSGLSRKDSLTKAQLYGTLLN